The Achromobacter deleyi genome has a window encoding:
- the nudC gene encoding NAD(+) diphosphatase — MNFVFRRDELLVEAVSSVLPDISICERIGVSVTTLQPVWMLPESPYRTAQVDPGLEAPEGYAFKKLRSLFGVLDDERMALAGRAYQISEWARTHRFCGVCGTPAQRVSTEFCLRCPSCGFSAYPRISPAMMVLIRKGDSILLARHTTTATARYTALAGFVEPGESIEQTVHREIYEEVGLKVGNLQYFGSQSWPFPHSLMVAFTADYVSGDIRIQEDEIADARWFGPGDPMPDIAARISIAGWLIRANLPMGWSAP, encoded by the coding sequence GTGAATTTCGTTTTTCGCCGTGATGAATTGTTGGTCGAAGCCGTGTCCAGCGTCTTGCCGGACATCTCGATATGCGAGCGGATCGGCGTATCCGTCACGACGTTGCAGCCGGTATGGATGCTGCCCGAGTCGCCGTACCGCACGGCGCAGGTCGATCCCGGCCTGGAAGCCCCCGAAGGCTACGCGTTCAAGAAGCTGCGCTCGCTGTTTGGCGTGTTGGACGATGAGCGCATGGCCCTGGCCGGGCGCGCCTACCAGATCAGCGAATGGGCGCGCACGCATCGCTTCTGTGGCGTATGCGGCACGCCGGCCCAGCGCGTCAGCACCGAGTTCTGCCTGCGTTGCCCGTCCTGCGGTTTTTCCGCGTATCCGCGCATCTCGCCGGCGATGATGGTGCTGATCCGCAAGGGCGACAGCATCCTGCTCGCGCGTCACACCACGACCGCCACGGCCCGCTACACGGCGCTCGCAGGTTTCGTCGAACCGGGCGAGAGCATCGAGCAGACCGTGCATCGGGAAATCTACGAGGAGGTCGGACTGAAGGTCGGCAATCTTCAGTACTTCGGCAGCCAGTCCTGGCCGTTTCCGCATTCACTGATGGTTGCGTTCACGGCCGACTACGTGTCGGGCGACATCCGCATCCAGGAAGACGAGATCGCGGACGCGCGCTGGTTCGGCCCGGGCGACCCCATGCCCGACATCGCGGCGCGCATTTCGATCGCCGGCTGGTTGATCCGGGCCAATCTGCCCATGGGTTGGTCAGCGCCCTGA